A stretch of the Argentina anserina chromosome 6, drPotAnse1.1, whole genome shotgun sequence genome encodes the following:
- the LOC126798888 gene encoding indole-3-glycerol phosphate synthase, chloroplastic-like, whose translation MEGLASFNSLSSFTCRPKRVSVSATGPTSLSLPSSSSSSAHLVTMSGESEPVKDELKTKEWEVGMFHNEVAAAQGIKIRRRPPTGPPKHYVGPFEFRLENEGNTPRNILEEIIWHKDQEVYRWREKKPLHRLLKDLEKAPPVRDFVGALRAANERTGLPGLIAEVKKASPSRGVLREHFDPVEIAKAYESGGAACLSVLADEKYFQGSFENMVAIRKAGVQCPLLCKEFIVDAWQLYYARSKGADAILLIAAVLPDLDIGYMIKICKKLKMATLVEVHDEKEMDRVLGIEGVEFIGINNRNLETFEVDTSNTKKLLEGKRGEMIRERDIIVVGESGLFTPDDIAYVQEAGVKAVLVGESIVKQSDPKKGIAQLYGRDISV comes from the exons ATGGAGGGTTTAGCTTCCTTCAACTCCCTCTCTTCTTTCACCTGCCGACCCAAACGCGTCTCCGTCTCCGCCACCGGACccacctccctctctcttccttcctcctcctcctcctccgcccacctg GTTACAATGTCGGGCGAATCGGAGCCGGTGAAGGATGAGCTGAAAACCAAGGAGTGGGAGGTGGGCATGTTCCACAACGAAGTGGCTGCGGCGCAGGGTATCAAAATCAGGAGGCGGCCGCCGACTGGGCCGCCCAAGCACTATGTTGGGCCTTTCGAGTTTCGATTGGAGAATGAGGGCAACACTCCCAGGAATATCTTGGAGGAGATCATATGGCACAAGGACCAGGAAGTCTATAGG TGGAGAGAGAAGAAGCCGTTGCATAGGTTATTGAAAGACCTGGAGAAGGCTCCTCCTGTTAGGGATTTCGTTGGAGCGCTTAGGGCGGCCAATGAAAGAACCGGACTGCCTGGGTTGATAGCTGAAGTGAAGAAGGCTTCTCCCAGTAGAGGAGTTTTGAGAGAGCATTTTGATCCG GTTGAAATTGCCAAAGCTTATGAAAGTGGAGGAGCTGCTTGTCTCAGCGTTTTGGCAGATGAAAAATACTTTCAG GGAAGTTTTGAAAACATGGTAGCAATAAGAAAAGCTGGAGTCCAG TGTCCGCTGTTGTGCAAAGAATTTATCGTTGATGCTTGGCAACTCTATTACGCTCGATCCAAAGGTGCAGATGCTATTCTTCTGATTGCTGCTGTTTTGCCCGACCTCGATATTGGTTACATGATAAAGATATGCAAGAAGCTTAAGATGGCTACCCTTGTTGAG GTGCATGACGAGAAAGAAATGGACCGTGTTCTTGGAATCGAGGGAGTTGAATTTATTGGCATTAACAACCGAAACCTTG AAACATTTGAGGTTGATACTTCtaacacaaagaagcttctGGAAGGAAAACGTGGTGAAATGATCCGTGAGAGAGATATAATTGTGGTGGGAGAATCTGGACTATTCACTCCTGATGACATTGCCTATGTGCAAGAAGCTGGTGTTAAAGCAGTCTTGGTTGGAGAGTCCATTGTCAAACAGAGTGACCCCAAGAAAGGAATAGCTCAACTCTATGGTAGAGATATTTCTGTATGA
- the LOC126797269 gene encoding uncharacterized protein LOC126797269, translating to MALEFKSYKDDAWYDARVVAEGRRYPRLRIKFCNFDDDEDECVYAKDLKSLQDVGALRSRFRKISGQFQDSDCSRVEPGLPVCASRRVGADELKFYDAVLTGVVKKEHRVSKGGELVCTCTFNVDWIDSGQPGSCRVEKICRVEDTTDEELDPALILFLHKARERISRELCTPCRISGGGAYDLRPQHKASFSPTVKSICTQGMGTDSDINPLRNSYEVGSDHKRRNKDTSHTTTLRKPLALSYYVEGMSGNASDMDGRDGVDVGGALYMVLIENLENEISPFTILEFIQQHVSITCQASVSPSKSMELYTRAIILLNSKENLEKLSNFLESPDHVIISSTGRPWLMTEKRQFPETLRASIQSFIIFSQTSLERRTLGSNELKVVLSGNQGYMEAKERQKVVKEFTEHQCGLHRRLGLEEGKISLKYR from the exons ATGGCGTTGGAGTTCAAGTCCTACAAAGACGACGCGTGGTACGACGCTCGAGTCGTGGCGGAGGGCCGCCGTTACCCTCGCCTCAGAATCAAGTTCTGCAACTTCGACGACGACGAAGACGAGTGTGTCTACGCCAAGGACTTGAAGAGCCTCCAAGACGTCGGCGCACTGAGGTCCCGCTTCCGAAAAATCTCTGGTCAGTTTCAGGACTCGGACTGTTCCCGGGTCGAACCGGGCCTGCCCGTCTGCGCTTCCCGCCGCGTCGGCGCCGATGAACTGAAATTCTACGACGCCGTTTTGACTGGG GTGGTGAAGAAGGAGCACCGGGTTTCGAAAGGAGGAGAGTTGGTCTGCACATGCACCTTCAACGTAGATTGGATTGATAGTGGTCAACCTGGTTCATGCCGTGTTGAGAAGATTTGCAGGGTGGAGGATACTACCGACGAGGAACTGGACCCGGCTCTAATTCTATTTCTTCACAAGGCAAGGGAGAGAATCAGCCGTGAACTGTGTACTCCGTGTAGGATTTCCGGTGGAGGTGCTTATGATCTGAGACCTCAGCACAAGGCAAGCTTTTCTCCAACTGTGAAATCAATTTG TACACAAGGAATGGGTACTGATTCTGATATTAATCCACTGAGGAATTCTTATGAAGTTGGTAGTGATCACAAGAGGCGCAACAAG GATACAAGTCATACAACTACTCTCAGGAAACCTTTAGCTCTGAGCTACTATGTTGAAG GAATGAGTGGTAATGCTTCTGATATGGATGGACGAGATGGCGTGGATGTAGGAGGGGCTCTCTATATGGTATTAATTGAGAATCTGGAGAATGAAATATCACCATTTACAATTCTGGAATTTATACAGCAACATGTTTCAATCACATGTCAAGCTTCTGTTTCACCAAGTAAGTCAATGGAATTGTATACACGTGCAATTATCCTGTTGAACAGCAAAGAAAATCTTGAGAAGTTATCCAATTTTCTGGAGAGTCCAGATCATGTTATCATTTCCTCCACCGGAAG GCCTTGGCTTATGACTGAGAAAAGACAATTTCCTGAGACACTACGGGCATCAATTCAATCCTTCATTATTTTTTCTCAG ACATCATTGGAGAGAAGAACTCTAGGTAGCAATGAGTTGAAAGTTGTCCTTTCTGGGAATCAGGGGTACATGGAAGCCAAGGAGCGACAGAAAGTGGTTAAAGAGTTCACTGAACACCAATGTGGACTTCACCGGAGATTAGGACTTGAAGAGGGAAAGATCTCACTCAAGTACAGGTGA
- the LOC126801168 gene encoding transmembrane emp24 domain-containing protein p24beta2-like, whose product MGLLGLLMMGFVVLCQMKGSFGLRFVIDREECFSHDAKYEGDTVHVSFVVIKIDSSWHHGEEGVDLVVKGPSGEQLHDIREKTSDKFEFVVQKPGVHRFCFTNKSPYHETIDFDVHSAHFTYIEEHAKDEHFKPLFEQIQKLEEAIFNIQFEQHWLEAETDRQAILNEGMSRRATHKAMFESAALIGTSFLQVFLLKRLFERKLGSSRV is encoded by the exons ATGGGGCTGCTGGGATTGTTAATGATGGGGTTTGTGGTGTTGTGTCAAATGAAAGGCTCGTTTGGGTTGAGGTTCGTGATTGATAGAGAAGAGTGCTTCTCTCATGATGCAAAGTATGAGGGTGACACTGTTCATGTCTCTTTTGTTGTTATCAAAATCGATTCAAGTTGGCATCACGGTGAAGAAGGAGTTGATCTTGTG GTGAAGGGGCCTTCTGGTGAACAACTTCATGACATACGTGAAAAGACGAGTGATAAGTTTGAATTTGTGGTTCAGAAGCCTGGTGTTCATCGCTTCTGCTTCACTAACAAGTCTCCTTACCATGAAACCATTGATTTTGATGTACATTCTGCGCACTTCACATACATTGAGGAGCATGCTAAAGATG AGCATTTTAAACCCTTGTTTGAGCAGATTCAAAAGTTGGAGGAAGCCATTTTCAACATCCAATTTGAACAACACTGGCTAGAGGCTGAGACTGACCGCCAAGCAATAT TGAATGAAGGAATGAGTCGGAGAGCAACTCACAAGGCAATGTTTGAATCAGCCGCACTAATTGGAACCAGCTTCCTCcaagtttttcttttgaaacgtTTGTTCGAGCGCAAGCTTGGATCATCTAGAGTCTAG
- the LOC126799909 gene encoding uncharacterized protein LOC126799909 — MCTGSAERDRHDVDIGGVPYVVMVENLEKGISPFTIMEFIHQQVSISCQVLVSPSLSREAYTRATITVSSKKNQEKLCEFLENPNHSIISSKGRPWVLTEKWAAHDIPLASLQVLMANFQTMLQRRTKHSEELKVVLSGTEEYNTAKLLKELFCEFINHQARLHQRLLAEEAKITQLFDAQEM; from the exons ATGTGTACTGGATCTGCTGAAAGGGATCGACACGATGTCGATATTGGAGGGGTTCCCTATGTGGTAATGGTGGAGAACCTTGAGAAGGGGATATCACCATTTACAATTATGGAATTTATCCATCAGCAAGTTTCAATCTCGTGTCAAGTACTTGTTTCTCCAAGTTTGTCGCGCGAGGCATATACAAGAGCAACAATCACTGTGAGCAGCAAAAAAAATCAGGAAAAGTTATGTGAGTTTTTGGAGAATCCAAATCACAGCATCATTTCCTCAAAGGGAAG GCCTTGGGTACTTACTGAGAAATGGGCAGCACATGATATTCCATTGGCTTCACTTCAAGTCCTTATGGCTAACTTTCAG ACTATGCTACAGAGAAGAACTAAACATAGCGAGGAATTGAAGGTTGTTCTCTCTGGAACTGAAGAATACAACACAGCTAAGCTGCTGAAGGAGCTATTCTGCGAATTTATTAATCATCAAGCTCGACTTCACCAGAGGTTACTTGCTGAAGAGGCAAAGATTACTCAGCTATTTGATGCACAAGAGATGTGA